A stretch of the Phycisphaerales bacterium genome encodes the following:
- a CDS encoding methyltransferase domain-containing protein, translated as MDDPALKAESHERALKGLARINQISGTAKEIWRELQQHVNPGDKVKMLDIATGGADVPIEVLKIARQFGVTIELTVCDISERALEWAQQRADTFDLSISTFVLDVCKEDIPNQFQIVTSSLFLHHLDRDQAQAVLRRMGDAASGLTLVNDLERSVFGYCAALAASQLLTRSPIVHTDAPRSVRAAYTKQEASDMAREAGLKNVQVRRCRPFRWQLTSKP; from the coding sequence ATGGATGATCCCGCGCTAAAAGCGGAATCACATGAGCGCGCGCTGAAAGGGCTTGCACGCATCAATCAGATTAGTGGCACCGCCAAAGAGATATGGCGAGAGCTACAACAGCATGTGAACCCTGGTGACAAAGTGAAGATGTTGGATATTGCGACGGGTGGCGCAGATGTACCAATTGAGGTTTTGAAGATTGCGAGGCAATTTGGCGTCACAATAGAGTTGACCGTATGTGATATTAGTGAGCGAGCTTTGGAATGGGCGCAACAGCGAGCTGATACGTTTGATCTCTCAATCAGTACATTTGTGCTGGACGTATGCAAAGAAGATATTCCAAACCAATTCCAGATCGTGACCTCAAGTCTCTTTTTGCACCATCTCGATCGAGATCAAGCCCAGGCAGTGCTCCGTCGTATGGGAGATGCTGCTTCTGGCCTTACACTAGTCAATGATCTCGAACGATCCGTGTTCGGTTATTGTGCTGCTCTTGCGGCTTCTCAACTGCTCACAAGATCACCGATTGTTCATACGGATGCGCCACGATCAGTGCGCGCTGCTTACACGAAGCAAGAAGCGAGTGATATGGCGAGAGAGGCTGGTTTAAAAAATGTGCAAGTGAGGCGTTGCCGACCTTTTCGTTGGCAATTGACAAGCAAGCCGTGA
- a CDS encoding Gfo/Idh/MocA family oxidoreductase, producing the protein MSSKGDLSRRTFLGAAAATSAATVLSSKSLAQDQPGTNANQKPRQSKNDKINIGVVGTGGMGHGHLRNLMSRKDADNVVVGRVCDVYRRRLNSALKVTDNPSDRGTMDYRYLLDDSDIDAVLIATPDHWHTKIAIEAMESGKDVYVEKPLSLTTAQAIECRDAVKRTGRVLQVGPQGTSDDRYWRASKAIADGRIGKVTWSQGSYCRNSRGGQFNWHIDPDAGPGGTEDGYVWWDQWLGHEHNLAEKIPWNADHFFRFRKYWAYNGGLATDLLYHKLAPLLLAVNGPNGAYPTRVVAAGGRYLEKDDRDIPDNFFMMAEYPGEHTIMLVSVMTNDTNVPVQIHGQYGSMDFNEALSLSEQRTWWPEFRKANDDLLEHKMVKDENGKEYPEPAEGQATFEIAAESRPDHMGAFLGAIRGQCQPACNVDLGCSTMVAIKMAVESYRTGQALRWDPQTEQVVPA; encoded by the coding sequence ATGTCTAGCAAAGGCGATTTGAGCCGTCGGACATTTCTTGGAGCAGCAGCAGCAACCTCTGCGGCCACAGTTCTGTCATCGAAGAGTTTAGCCCAGGATCAGCCAGGCACGAACGCCAACCAGAAGCCACGTCAGTCAAAGAATGACAAGATCAATATAGGGGTGGTTGGTACAGGTGGAATGGGTCATGGCCACCTGCGAAACCTCATGTCTCGCAAGGACGCCGACAATGTTGTCGTTGGCCGCGTTTGTGATGTTTACCGACGCCGGCTTAATAGTGCCTTGAAAGTGACCGACAATCCGAGCGATCGCGGCACCATGGACTATCGCTATCTTCTTGATGATTCCGATATTGATGCCGTGTTGATTGCGACACCAGATCATTGGCACACCAAGATTGCGATTGAGGCAATGGAGTCGGGCAAAGATGTATACGTTGAAAAACCGCTGTCACTGACGACTGCTCAGGCGATCGAGTGCCGAGATGCAGTCAAGCGTACCGGCCGAGTTCTGCAAGTTGGGCCGCAAGGAACCAGTGACGATCGGTACTGGCGGGCCAGCAAAGCGATTGCAGATGGCCGCATCGGTAAAGTGACATGGAGTCAGGGGAGCTATTGCCGGAACTCAAGAGGTGGTCAGTTCAACTGGCATATCGATCCCGATGCAGGTCCGGGCGGTACAGAGGATGGTTATGTTTGGTGGGATCAATGGCTTGGTCACGAGCACAATCTGGCCGAGAAGATTCCCTGGAATGCGGATCACTTTTTCCGGTTCCGAAAGTACTGGGCATATAACGGAGGACTTGCCACAGACCTGCTCTATCACAAGTTGGCACCATTACTATTGGCGGTTAATGGTCCCAATGGCGCGTATCCAACACGGGTTGTTGCTGCTGGTGGTCGTTATCTAGAGAAAGATGACCGTGATATACCTGACAACTTTTTCATGATGGCGGAGTATCCCGGCGAGCATACGATCATGTTGGTCAGTGTGATGACCAACGACACGAATGTTCCCGTTCAGATTCATGGACAGTACGGATCGATGGATTTTAATGAAGCGCTTTCATTGTCAGAGCAGCGCACCTGGTGGCCGGAGTTTCGTAAGGCCAATGATGATCTACTTGAACACAAAATGGTCAAGGATGAAAACGGTAAAGAATATCCAGAGCCTGCTGAAGGCCAGGCAACATTTGAGATTGCAGCCGAATCTAGACCGGATCACATGGGGGCTTTCTTGGGTGCCATACGTGGGCAGTGCCAGCCCGCTTGTAATGTTGATCTTGGCTGCTCAACAATGGTCGCAATCAAGATGGCAGTCGAGTCATATCGAACAGGGCAAGCCTTACGTTGGGATCCACAAACAGAGCAGGTTGTTCCTGCTTGA
- a CDS encoding FAD:protein FMN transferase produces MGITLFCADSEQAKHAAIQGFARLESLDGELSDYLATSHLSKINREAAQREMPMKADLRAILLRSLEIAHLSQGAFDPAAGSIVAIWRQARQHGEVPEREAIDKAVQSAGYKNIALSEDLNSIALLNPGTQLDLGGIGKGYAADQVLLAIAQCGLDQAMVDVGGDLAIGAAPPGRAGWMIKLPDTSGSAFTKFELTDCGIATSSDKHQYLSKGDRRYSHIVDPRTGQALVNAPQVTVVADDAATADALASTLSVLGPERTICLIEALGGRLVIFSTPSEPFVR; encoded by the coding sequence GTGGGTATCACGCTGTTTTGTGCCGATTCTGAACAAGCCAAACATGCGGCAATTCAAGGTTTTGCACGTCTTGAGTCGTTGGATGGGGAATTAAGCGACTATCTGGCCACAAGTCATTTGAGCAAAATCAATAGAGAGGCAGCGCAGAGAGAGATGCCCATGAAGGCAGATCTCCGCGCCATACTCCTGCGAAGCCTCGAGATTGCGCACCTATCGCAGGGGGCATTTGATCCGGCGGCGGGCTCAATTGTCGCCATATGGCGTCAGGCTCGTCAGCACGGGGAGGTTCCGGAAAGAGAAGCCATAGACAAGGCGGTGCAATCAGCGGGATACAAGAATATTGCATTGAGCGAGGATCTTAATTCAATCGCTTTGCTAAACCCTGGCACACAACTGGATCTTGGTGGCATTGGCAAGGGTTATGCGGCAGATCAGGTGTTACTGGCAATTGCACAATGTGGCCTCGATCAGGCCATGGTTGATGTGGGTGGAGATCTTGCCATTGGCGCTGCACCACCAGGGCGAGCAGGTTGGATGATTAAGTTGCCTGATACTTCTGGCAGTGCCTTCACGAAATTTGAACTCACGGATTGTGGGATCGCTACCAGCTCGGATAAGCACCAGTATCTAAGCAAGGGTGATCGCCGATATTCACACATTGTTGATCCTCGAACTGGACAAGCGCTCGTTAACGCCCCACAAGTCACGGTTGTGGCGGATGACGCTGCAACAGCTGATGCCTTAGCCTCCACATTGAGTGTGCTGGGCCCAGAGCGAACCATTTGTCTTATTGAAGCCCTTGGTGGAAGACTTGTGATCTTCTCAACGCCGAGCGAGCCTTTCGTGAGGTAG
- a CDS encoding SUMF1/EgtB/PvdO family nonheme iron enzyme, which produces MKLIWSSSYLAACSCGAVSLLASCQPAVPRHQGSTAKQLHQTTNESRDFTQQIAGTTLSIQMIAVTTGNQDASQTMPAFWIQAKEVTWDLYDTFVYELDEPGNPAEADGMTRPSKPYVTFDRGWGHAGYPALSMSAKNAEAFCAWLSVKTDRHYQIPTQAQWTRACELSLIAEETLQSHAWFKSNANGTTHPVGEKLKSQIGTYDMCGNVAEWVTTSNGPALMGGSYRDVENPIGCAVVQVPVPDWNDSDPQIPKSQWWLADAPFAGLRVVCVD; this is translated from the coding sequence ATGAAATTAATCTGGAGCTCATCCTATCTGGCTGCCTGCTCATGTGGGGCGGTATCACTATTGGCCTCTTGCCAGCCCGCCGTGCCTCGCCATCAGGGATCCACGGCCAAGCAACTCCACCAAACAACCAATGAGTCTAGGGACTTTACCCAACAGATTGCAGGTACCACGCTCTCAATTCAGATGATTGCTGTGACCACTGGGAATCAAGATGCTTCGCAAACGATGCCTGCATTCTGGATTCAAGCCAAAGAGGTGACATGGGATCTCTACGATACCTTTGTCTATGAGCTCGATGAGCCTGGTAACCCTGCGGAAGCAGATGGAATGACAAGACCATCCAAGCCATATGTCACATTCGATCGAGGTTGGGGTCATGCAGGCTACCCAGCACTCTCTATGTCAGCCAAGAACGCAGAAGCCTTTTGCGCGTGGCTTTCAGTCAAAACCGATCGCCACTATCAGATACCGACGCAAGCACAATGGACTCGAGCTTGCGAGCTCAGTCTCATCGCAGAAGAAACTTTACAGAGCCATGCATGGTTTAAATCCAACGCAAATGGAACAACACATCCTGTTGGAGAAAAGTTAAAGAGCCAAATAGGCACTTATGACATGTGTGGTAATGTCGCCGAATGGGTGACTACATCAAACGGACCTGCACTCATGGGTGGTTCATATCGAGATGTCGAAAATCCAATCGGATGTGCCGTAGTGCAAGTGCCTGTCCCCGATTGGAATGACAGCGATCCCCAAATTCCAAAGAGTCAGTGGTGGCTTGCAGATGCTCCTTTTGCCGGGCTTCGAGTCGTATGTGTTGATTAA
- a CDS encoding Gfo/Idh/MocA family oxidoreductase yields MSKNVSTETADSVETNHGVSRRDFVKTSSAVAAASAIIASPLAYARGSDTIKVGVIGCGGRGTGAAGQALSADDGVVIWSMGDAFPDRLERSKKNLVEHANDRVKVPAERSFTGFDAYKNVIDSGVDVVILATPPHFRPEHLAASVNAGKHVFCEKPMAVDGPGVRSVIDSVQKAKDNNTNLMSGFCWRYSLPERETYRRIHDGAIGDVQCVHTTYHTGTLGKQARKPEWSDTEWQMRNWWHFNWLSGDHIVEQSCHSVDKINWAMQNQTPLRATGLGGREVREGPESGNVFDHFAVIYEYPSGARCFNTCRQMPRCSNDNSDYIYGSKGTCMVNGWAPKHVITGENEWSYDGPTANMYQVEHNELMKAIRAGDVINDGDFMTQSTMMSIIGRMAAYTGQTVEWDDAMNSTERLGPTEYGWNELEVVPVPVPGRSRVV; encoded by the coding sequence ATGTCGAAAAACGTAAGTACCGAAACAGCAGATTCAGTCGAAACAAATCACGGTGTATCGCGCCGCGACTTTGTTAAGACCTCATCAGCAGTTGCTGCTGCTTCAGCGATCATCGCCAGCCCTCTCGCATATGCGCGGGGCTCTGACACTATTAAGGTAGGTGTCATTGGCTGTGGTGGACGAGGAACTGGTGCCGCGGGACAAGCTCTCTCAGCTGATGACGGTGTCGTCATTTGGTCGATGGGTGATGCTTTCCCAGATCGGCTTGAACGCAGCAAAAAGAACCTTGTTGAGCACGCAAATGACCGTGTTAAGGTACCTGCCGAACGCAGCTTTACTGGTTTTGACGCCTATAAGAACGTCATTGACAGTGGTGTTGATGTTGTCATATTGGCCACGCCCCCTCATTTCAGGCCCGAACACTTAGCCGCATCAGTTAATGCTGGTAAGCATGTCTTTTGCGAAAAACCGATGGCTGTTGATGGCCCGGGCGTACGCAGTGTCATCGACTCTGTCCAGAAAGCAAAAGACAACAACACAAACTTGATGTCGGGCTTCTGCTGGCGGTATAGCCTTCCCGAAAGAGAGACATATCGTCGTATTCATGATGGCGCTATTGGTGATGTGCAGTGCGTACATACTACTTATCACACTGGAACACTTGGCAAGCAAGCGCGAAAGCCGGAATGGTCAGATACTGAGTGGCAGATGCGGAACTGGTGGCACTTTAATTGGCTCTCAGGCGATCACATTGTTGAACAATCATGCCATAGTGTCGACAAAATAAATTGGGCCATGCAAAATCAAACTCCACTTCGCGCCACTGGACTGGGGGGACGTGAGGTTCGCGAAGGACCAGAGTCAGGAAATGTGTTTGACCACTTCGCGGTCATTTATGAGTATCCCAGTGGCGCCAGATGCTTCAATACTTGTAGACAGATGCCCCGCTGCTCAAACGACAACTCTGACTATATCTACGGCTCAAAAGGTACTTGCATGGTCAATGGCTGGGCGCCTAAACATGTTATTACTGGTGAAAATGAGTGGAGCTACGATGGCCCGACGGCCAACATGTATCAGGTTGAACACAATGAACTCATGAAAGCCATCCGTGCTGGTGATGTCATTAATGATGGCGACTTCATGACACAGAGCACAATGATGTCAATCATTGGCCGAATGGCGGCCTATACCGGCCAAACCGTTGAGTGGGATGACGCCATGAATTCAACCGAGCGCCTCGGGCCAACCGAATATGGGTGGAACGAACTCGAAGTTGTGCCTGTTCCAGTGCCTGGCCGAAGCAGAGTTGTATAG
- a CDS encoding sugar phosphate isomerase/epimerase encodes MGENHNHRSGWSRRSFLELTGAAAAIGVTAGLGTGSQDNSTTEQGPRRNMKKSLKYGMVQVDGSVEDKFRLLKEIGYDGVELDSPSGLDEDEVLRARDATGLLIPGVVDSVHWQKTLSDPDPNVRGEGRRGLETAINQCVRYGGTTVLLVPAVVNKKVTYDQAYERSQDEIRKVLPLCDDTGIKIAIENVWNNFLLSPMEAARYVDEFENPNIGWYFDVGNIVNYGYPEQWIRILGPRVFKLDIKEFSRQKRNDEGLWKGFQVKLLEGDCDWPAVMQAIDDIGYDGWGSAEVGGGDEARLRDIAERMDRIYAS; translated from the coding sequence ATGGGTGAAAATCATAATCATCGTAGTGGTTGGTCGCGACGAAGTTTCCTTGAATTGACAGGTGCGGCTGCAGCGATTGGTGTCACTGCTGGCCTAGGAACGGGTTCGCAAGATAACTCCACGACAGAACAAGGGCCGAGACGGAACATGAAGAAGTCACTTAAATACGGCATGGTTCAAGTAGACGGCAGTGTGGAAGATAAGTTTCGTTTACTTAAAGAGATTGGCTATGACGGTGTTGAACTTGATAGCCCCAGCGGACTTGATGAAGATGAGGTGCTTCGCGCTCGAGATGCAACTGGACTACTCATCCCCGGCGTAGTTGACTCTGTGCACTGGCAGAAAACACTTTCTGACCCAGATCCCAATGTGCGCGGCGAAGGCCGCCGTGGACTTGAAACAGCGATCAATCAGTGCGTTCGCTATGGGGGCACGACAGTGCTGTTGGTTCCAGCTGTCGTCAACAAGAAGGTCACTTACGACCAAGCCTATGAACGTTCACAAGATGAGATTCGCAAAGTACTGCCACTGTGTGATGACACTGGCATCAAGATTGCCATTGAGAATGTCTGGAACAATTTCTTATTGAGTCCTATGGAAGCAGCTCGGTACGTCGATGAATTTGAGAATCCTAATATCGGCTGGTACTTCGACGTCGGCAATATTGTCAACTATGGATATCCAGAACAGTGGATCCGCATACTCGGGCCACGTGTTTTCAAGTTGGATATCAAAGAGTTCAGTCGCCAAAAGCGCAATGATGAGGGTCTTTGGAAAGGCTTCCAAGTTAAACTTCTCGAAGGAGACTGTGATTGGCCCGCTGTCATGCAAGCAATTGATGACATTGGTTACGACGGCTGGGGCAGTGCAGAGGTTGGAGGCGGCGACGAAGCCCGATTACGTGATATCGCAGAGCGTATGGACCGCATCTATGCGAGCTGA
- a CDS encoding Gfo/Idh/MocA family oxidoreductase: protein MPRSHDNAQGNVTRRDFVRYSTLSASALAVANMPALARQNSSTSRPINVGLIGCGGRGTGAAHNALEAHEDVHVVAMADAFPDRLNNSRKSISEHGSGRGKVKDASCYTGFDAYTKLLKDDVDVVILATPPHFRPIHFEAAVDAGKHVFMEKPAAVDPSGIRQVIRAAEKARGDELSVVAGTQRRHERCYLDAMERINRGEIGEITSGRVYWNMGGLWVRQPQEDWSEMEWQLRNWLYFTWLSGDHIVEQHVHNLDVANWVMGSQPVRCMGMGGREVRTGDEYGHIFDHFAVDYEYPNGRHVMSMCRQTDGCASRVEEAFHGTEGRCLLRSGFAQLAGNTPWQFTGKNTNPYVQEHRDLIASIRGQGPYLNEGQRVAESTLTAIMGRMSAYTGKEVSWDQAMNSQLDLSPKAYEFGDIEVPPVAIPGRTPLV, encoded by the coding sequence ATGCCTAGGTCCCATGACAATGCTCAAGGGAATGTCACGCGCCGCGACTTTGTGCGCTACTCAACACTAAGCGCATCGGCACTTGCGGTTGCCAACATGCCCGCACTCGCAAGACAAAATAGCTCAACATCTAGGCCAATTAATGTTGGTCTTATCGGCTGTGGTGGGCGTGGTACAGGTGCTGCGCACAATGCACTCGAAGCCCACGAGGATGTGCATGTTGTTGCAATGGCAGACGCCTTTCCTGATCGACTGAACAACAGCCGCAAATCGATTAGTGAACACGGAAGTGGCCGAGGTAAGGTCAAGGATGCAAGCTGTTACACAGGATTTGATGCCTACACCAAACTACTTAAAGATGATGTTGATGTGGTGATCTTGGCAACGCCGCCACACTTTCGGCCGATCCACTTTGAAGCGGCAGTTGATGCTGGTAAACATGTCTTTATGGAGAAGCCTGCCGCCGTCGATCCTTCGGGAATACGTCAAGTGATTCGGGCTGCTGAAAAGGCCAGGGGCGATGAACTCAGTGTGGTCGCCGGCACACAGCGCCGTCATGAGCGCTGTTATCTCGATGCCATGGAACGTATTAACCGCGGTGAGATTGGTGAGATCACCAGTGGTCGGGTTTACTGGAATATGGGTGGCCTTTGGGTGCGACAGCCCCAAGAAGATTGGTCAGAGATGGAGTGGCAACTTCGCAACTGGCTCTACTTCACATGGCTCTCTGGCGATCACATTGTTGAACAGCATGTCCATAATCTTGATGTCGCTAATTGGGTCATGGGCAGCCAGCCTGTTCGCTGTATGGGCATGGGTGGCCGCGAGGTCCGGACCGGTGACGAGTATGGGCACATATTTGATCACTTTGCGGTTGATTATGAATATCCCAATGGCCGCCATGTGATGAGTATGTGCCGCCAGACAGATGGATGTGCTTCGCGCGTTGAAGAGGCTTTTCATGGAACTGAGGGGCGTTGTTTGCTCCGCTCTGGATTTGCTCAACTCGCTGGCAATACACCGTGGCAATTCACTGGCAAAAACACCAACCCTTATGTTCAGGAGCACCGAGATCTGATTGCCTCAATCAGAGGGCAAGGACCTTATCTCAATGAAGGGCAACGTGTGGCGGAGTCAACACTGACCGCCATTATGGGTCGAATGTCTGCTTACACCGGCAAAGAGGTGTCGTGGGATCAAGCAATGAATTCACAACTCGATCTCTCGCCCAAAGCGTATGAATTTGGAGACATTGAAGTCCCGCCCGTCGCAATACCTGGTCGTACCCCACTGGTTTAA
- a CDS encoding TIM barrel protein: MHRRDFLTTSIGSSAAVVLASTALGTTAQQDAEKPSVPNRQFQLRYAPHLGMFSKHGGDATGQIDFMSAEGFTAFEDNSMRHRGRAEQDAIAKALDRNNMLMGVLVANDGGFGPPLITSGNKDIEDRFCANVQETIEVAKRLNGKYATVVCGTIDPQLDPDKQQANVVRALKRASALCEPHGLILCCEPLNWRDHPNQYLRYTPHSYEVMKQVDSPSCKILFDIYHQQASEGNLIEHMDQCWDEIAYIQVGDNPGRREPGTGEINYRNVFKFLAEKGYTGPVGMEHGNAKPGKEGERAVIDAYVLADNFSVAK; encoded by the coding sequence ATGCATAGAAGAGACTTTCTCACAACATCGATTGGCTCTTCAGCCGCAGTGGTGCTTGCAAGCACTGCACTAGGAACAACAGCACAACAAGATGCAGAAAAGCCATCGGTACCCAATCGCCAGTTTCAACTGAGGTATGCGCCCCACCTAGGCATGTTTAGTAAGCACGGCGGCGATGCAACTGGGCAAATTGACTTTATGTCTGCAGAAGGTTTCACGGCCTTTGAGGACAACAGCATGCGCCATCGAGGCCGTGCGGAACAAGATGCCATTGCCAAAGCCCTTGATCGCAACAATATGTTGATGGGTGTCTTGGTTGCTAATGATGGTGGTTTTGGCCCACCTCTGATTACCAGTGGCAACAAGGATATTGAAGATCGATTTTGCGCCAATGTGCAAGAAACGATCGAGGTCGCAAAACGATTGAATGGTAAGTATGCCACTGTTGTTTGTGGAACGATAGACCCGCAACTTGATCCAGATAAACAACAAGCCAACGTGGTACGAGCGCTCAAGCGTGCAAGCGCCTTGTGTGAGCCACATGGACTGATTTTATGCTGTGAACCACTCAATTGGCGAGATCATCCAAATCAGTACCTGCGTTATACGCCACACTCTTATGAAGTCATGAAGCAAGTCGATAGCCCGTCATGCAAGATTTTGTTTGACATCTATCACCAACAAGCCAGTGAGGGAAATCTCATCGAACACATGGATCAGTGCTGGGATGAAATCGCTTACATTCAAGTGGGCGATAATCCAGGACGGCGAGAGCCAGGTACTGGTGAGATCAACTATAGAAACGTCTTTAAGTTTCTCGCTGAGAAGGGTTATACGGGTCCCGTTGGTATGGAACACGGCAATGCCAAGCCCGGCAAAGAAGGTGAGCGGGCCGTTATCGATGCGTACGTTCTGGCGGACAACTTCTCAGTTGCAAAGTAA
- a CDS encoding dockerin type I domain-containing protein, protein MQKTRPMMAAISGLVVLNTTICIEQNSDADSPSEVSSQFQNQTKASVKANQVVFLYNSQNSFSAAAHEAYLEARPAVRSFDINLEYTDTSDWSDDDWKNPPPGAVTNFYMTPQAYLDHIRQPLSAFIETAPVEILGFVTSRGLPALVSENFQPAGSFHGQSDGVWSSLEGALMKLSIDGTKEQYKNPYAKSRGIPVATIRNRACGKPVYFASRLDATWGPNGEAKIDMVRALITRSLDLEVNKLQVTTVVDGPGAECGWPYDAMVNVGADAAQLMYESNWYVYQDQTVAFLHGAKLSGLTWNDCSCTSSSIEDCPRISTEELAYIDYPELIHFGLGRNSLVLCCEEQSGNQCLGVECVDRAYVEDYIAHDAGLFISLESYNGRQMRGAGTSGHGDVLDWISRAGGSFTYGYVNGGVNLAKLPYMADNLYNHGLTWGEASLSGIGILGSEGAPVGDPLARVRVLSPDVNHDQSVDEVDFALVIAHIGRDPSQIVFIDPDVDGNGVIDMTDAKIVRSNTDSRVRNPIAGTNANLPSHDPAECFLTDPNAPADLPNGYVCRGDVNHDEQINKEDYAWVQEYIGCNCPRFDVTQDGVVDQSDLNAIRSNMGPLSVVADVNTDGVVTCSDLWIVQDNIGCDPCSGDFDFECDGVVDLDDTWFVFDFAGLGIDGLINGTVALDLNGDGVDFECGDLAIIRENFCDIPGECDPAFDVNADGVVNCTDELSYQMVFRHALDGELDNCPGYGCGHCPE, encoded by the coding sequence ATGCAAAAGACAAGACCAATGATGGCTGCGATTTCTGGGCTCGTTGTGTTAAACACGACCATCTGTATAGAACAGAATAGCGATGCCGACTCCCCTAGTGAGGTGAGCTCACAGTTTCAAAATCAAACCAAGGCTTCCGTTAAGGCGAATCAAGTCGTCTTTTTATACAACAGTCAAAACAGCTTTTCTGCGGCAGCACACGAGGCTTATCTGGAAGCGCGTCCCGCTGTTCGATCGTTTGATATCAATCTTGAGTATACAGATACGTCTGATTGGTCAGATGATGATTGGAAGAACCCACCTCCAGGTGCGGTGACAAACTTCTACATGACACCACAAGCTTATCTCGATCACATTCGTCAGCCTTTGTCGGCATTTATTGAGACCGCGCCAGTTGAGATACTTGGGTTTGTGACAAGCCGCGGCCTTCCAGCGTTGGTGAGCGAGAATTTTCAGCCAGCAGGTAGTTTCCATGGTCAGTCTGATGGTGTGTGGAGCAGTCTTGAGGGCGCTCTTATGAAGCTCTCGATTGATGGCACCAAGGAGCAATACAAGAACCCATATGCAAAATCACGTGGTATCCCGGTCGCAACAATTCGCAATAGAGCCTGCGGTAAACCTGTTTATTTCGCCAGTCGACTCGATGCAACTTGGGGGCCAAACGGTGAAGCAAAGATCGATATGGTCCGAGCGCTTATTACACGGAGTCTCGACCTAGAAGTGAATAAACTTCAGGTGACAACGGTCGTTGATGGTCCCGGCGCGGAGTGCGGTTGGCCATATGACGCAATGGTGAATGTAGGCGCAGATGCAGCCCAACTGATGTACGAAAGTAACTGGTACGTTTATCAAGATCAGACTGTTGCGTTTCTACATGGCGCAAAACTAAGTGGGCTGACGTGGAATGACTGTTCGTGTACATCATCGAGCATTGAAGACTGCCCGAGAATAAGTACGGAAGAGCTCGCGTACATTGATTATCCAGAGCTTATTCACTTTGGCTTAGGCCGAAACTCATTGGTCCTCTGCTGTGAGGAGCAGTCAGGCAATCAGTGTCTTGGTGTTGAATGTGTTGACAGGGCTTATGTAGAAGATTACATCGCTCATGATGCAGGGTTGTTTATCAGTCTCGAGTCATACAACGGAAGGCAGATGCGTGGCGCTGGAACGTCTGGCCACGGTGATGTTCTAGACTGGATTAGTCGGGCCGGCGGTTCATTCACTTACGGTTATGTCAACGGTGGCGTCAATTTGGCGAAGCTTCCGTATATGGCGGATAATCTATACAACCACGGACTGACGTGGGGTGAAGCGTCTCTGTCTGGAATTGGCATACTTGGTTCGGAAGGGGCGCCAGTTGGTGATCCGCTCGCTCGGGTTCGAGTCTTGTCTCCGGATGTTAATCATGATCAGTCCGTTGATGAGGTGGACTTCGCACTTGTGATTGCACACATTGGACGCGATCCCTCCCAGATTGTGTTCATCGATCCTGATGTAGATGGCAACGGTGTGATTGATATGACCGACGCCAAGATTGTGCGCAGCAATACTGATTCACGTGTGCGCAATCCTATTGCTGGCACTAATGCGAATCTACCATCACATGATCCAGCGGAATGTTTCTTAACAGATCCAAATGCACCAGCGGATTTACCAAATGGCTATGTTTGCCGTGGTGATGTTAATCACGACGAGCAAATTAACAAAGAAGACTATGCTTGGGTGCAAGAATATATAGGGTGTAACTGCCCTCGCTTTGATGTGACACAAGATGGCGTTGTGGATCAGAGCGACCTGAATGCCATTCGTTCAAATATGGGACCATTATCTGTTGTAGCTGACGTCAACACAGACGGGGTAGTGACTTGTTCAGATCTTTGGATCGTTCAAGACAATATTGGATGCGACCCGTGCAGCGGCGACTTTGATTTTGAATGCGATGGAGTCGTTGATTTGGACGACACCTGGTTTGTTTTTGACTTCGCTGGACTTGGGATCGACGGCCTGATCAACGGTACGGTTGCGCTCGATCTTAATGGTGACGGCGTCGATTTTGAGTGTGGTGATCTCGCGATCATTCGAGAAAATTTCTGCGACATACCTGGAGAATGCGACCCCGCCTTTGATGTGAATGCCGATGGCGTTGTCAATTGCACAGATGAACTGTCATATCAAATGGTGTTCAGGCACGCCTTAGATGGCGAACTTGATAACTGCCCAGGATATGGGTGCGGTCACTGTCCTGAATAG